From the genome of Podospora pseudoanserina strain CBS 124.78 chromosome 7 map unlocalized CBS124.78p_7.2, whole genome shotgun sequence, one region includes:
- the CLU1 gene encoding Intracellular distribution of mitochondria (BUSCO:EOG09261OXV; COG:S; EggNog:ENOG503NVWU) — MADATSTTAAAAPPKEPVADEQNVEKPAETQTEEVVEEEEEEEEQLEDAPFIVKIVLPHDDKTFELPVSPLEQIHEIRQSIIEHPIAVQYSCFHLEHNGQRINDFINVSDVEGLANNSELHVVEDPYSEKEARIHFIRVRELIGAAGDRTDTVQGILSGASVFDDVVAEADKQAGAEVAVQEYNFEAGVSPSILLPKEHEAAPKTVKLITLSSWNPPPAPLRQKGHLLYLTITTNEGEQFQVTSHAGGFYVNNSSNSKFDPSPKQDKKAGVISAHSLYTLLEKLSPSFAESYEAFQKFANRKDPLATFQIGNTVPSAPWLVPSTSSPLVAHIADPTRSQETFLLGGAENTDSLRDWNEEFQSARELPKDTIQDRVFRERLIAKLHADYNDAAARGAVLVARGEVAPLNPTEGRDAQIFVYNNVFFSFGADGVGTFTSEGGDEAAKVATGKDVFGVKLVNQLDIDGLYTPGTVVVDYLGKRIVGQSIVPGIFKQPEPGENQIHYGAVDGKDVVAADEAFAPGFATLASYLRVKKHAVWDKENKRHDLEASVEMKGLLGTDGRKYVLDLYRITPLDIQWMEEASPEGAEYPHRMTVLRPELVESLSKQKAREYLSAEVSKRDSKKTKEVKEEAKEEAKEEAKEEAKEEAKEETKVEIKEEEEKEREAKEEGAEEAEEKKEEEKTDRIDMSGFKFALNPDVFSGQVPQTDEEKEEMAKDEQDVRDACKYLTETVIPTLLRDLKESDISFPMDGRSLSALLHRRGINMRYLGKLAQKSVPETTDKEEKVDGDRLKCFREVCVREMIARAFKHIAAKYLKSLPLSLTSACFAHLYNCLLGFGLNPKPEAEIDEAYRALFSDADLAFEKVTPESLREEVQHEVARRFRYTLAENWYTEARPVQLLRETALKLGLQLQASKFHFTQAEADAAAAAATPAPAPVQTNGQAAAESTGSKKKKGKKARDTSPSSIVSTTVPHTFSPDDFVNVVPLIKDSCPRSALAEEALEAGRLSIYQGQKKIGEDLLLESLSLHEQIYGLVHPEVAQMYHTLSQMYFNLDQKDAAVELARKAVIVSERTLGIDSAETVLNYLNLSLFLHQRGDSKIALVYARHALDVWKLIYGPDHPDTITTINNYAVMLQSIRAYTESRRWFEESLRVCDQVFGRNSINSATLLFQLAQALALDQDAKAAVDRMKESYSIFKALLGADDKNTKEAEHWLTQLTHNAVSIARQTKELAAKRARAGYKFTSSGVGVGSVTGAPAQLPGARGAAPSTKDSRNIDELMKYIEGGDKKTKGGSGGGKKRPGKANPKRRGGASGTA; from the exons CGAGAAGCCTGCCGAGACCCAGAccgaagaggtggtggaggaggaggaggaggaggaggagcagcttgAAG ACGCTCCCTTCATCGTCAAGATCGTTCTTCCCCATGACGATAAGACCTTTGAACTCCCG GTGTCACCATTGGAACAAATCCACGAAATCAGACAATCGATCATTGAACACCCGATTGCTGTACAATACTCGTGTTTCCACCTCGAGCACAATGGGCAGCGCATCAACGACTTCATCAACGTTTCCGATGTTGAGGGCCTCGCCAACAATTCAGAGTTGCATGTGGTGGAGGACCCATACAGCGAAAAGGAGGCCAGAATTCACTTCATCAGGGTCAGGGAGTTGATTGGGGCCGCTGGGGACCGTACCGACACGGTACAGGGCATCCTGTCGGGTGCTTCGGTCTTTGACGATGTGGTAGCCGAGGCTGACAAGCAGGCCGGGGCCGAGGTCGCTGTCCAGGAGTACAACTTCGAGGCGGGCGTGAGCCCCTCCATTTTGCTTCCCAAGGAGCACGAGGCTGCGCCAAAGACTGTCAAGCTGATCACCTTGTCCTCATGgaaccctcctcctgcgcctCTCAGGCAAAAGGGCCACTTGCTTTACCTGACCATCACAACAAACGAGGGCGAGCAGTTCCAGGTTACCTCCCACGCCGGTGGTTTCTATGTCAACAACTCTTCCAACAGCAAGTTCGACCCATCACCGAAGCAGGACAAGAAGGCTGGTGTTATTTCGGCCCACTCCTTGTACACTcttctcgagaagctctCACCATCGTTTGCTGAAAGCTACGAGGCCTTCCAGAAGTTTGCTAATCGCAAGGATCCCCTCGCCACTTTCCAGATCGGCAACACTGTGCCATCCGCCCCATGGCTCGtgccatccacctcctcacctttGGTCGCTCACATTGCCGACCCTACGAGATCACAGGagaccttcctcctcggtggtgCCGAGAACACCGACTCGCTCCGTGATTGGAACGAGGAGTTTCAATCTGCCAGAGAATTGCCCAAGGATACCATCCAGGACCGTGTCTTCAGAGAGCGACTTATCGCAAAACTCCACGCTGATTACAACGACGCTGCTGCTCGCGGCGCCGTTCTCGTTGCTCGTGGCGAGGTTGCTCCTCTCAACCCTACCGAGGGCCGGGATGCGCAGATTTTTGTCTACAACAacgtcttcttctcgttcGGAGCTGACGGCGTCGGCACCTTCACCAGCGAGGGCGGCGACGAGGCTGCCAAGGTTGCTACTGGCAAGGACGTTTTCGGTGTGAAGCTCGTGAACCAGCTCGACATTGACGGTCTTTACACTCCTGGCACCGTTGTCGTTGACTACCTTGGCAAGCGGATTGTCGGTCAGAGCATAGTACCTGGCATCTTTAAGCAGCCCGAGCCTGGTGAGAACCAGATTCACTacggtgctgttgatggcaaGGATGTCGTTGCTGCCGATGAGGCCTTTGCCCCCGGCTTTGCGACGCTTGCTAGCTATCTGCGGGTCAAGAAGCACGCCGTTTGGGACAAAGAGAACAAGCGCCATGATCTCGAAGCCAGTGTTGAGATGAAGGGCCTTCTTGGAACCGACGGTCGCAAGTACGTCCTTGACTTGTACCGCATCACCCCCTTGGATATCCagtggatggaggaggccagCCCCGAGGGTGCTGAGTACCCCCACCGCATGACTGTCCTCCGTCCTGAGCTCGTTGAGTCTTTGAGCAAGCAGAAGGCCCGCGAGTATCTCAGTGCTGAGGTCAGCAAGCGTGACTCTaagaagaccaaggaggttaaggaggaggccaaggaggaggccaaggaggaggccaaggaggaggccaaggaggaggccaaggaggagaccaaggtggagatcaaggaggaggaggagaaggagagagaagccaaggaggagggtgccgaggaggccgaggagaagaaggaggaggagaagactgATAGGATAGACATGTCTGGCTTCAAGTTTGCCCTGAACCCCGATGTCTTCAGCGGCCAGGTCCCCCAgaccgacgaggagaaggaggagatggccaagGATGAGCAAGACGTCCGTGATGCTTGCAAGTATCTCACTGAAACCGTCATCCCCACTCTCTTGCGCGACCTCAAGGAGTCAGATATCAGCTTCCCCATGGATGGTCGCTCTTTGAGcgctctcctccaccgccgcggTATCAACATGCGCTACCTTGGTAAATTGGCCCAGAAGAGCGTTCCGGAGACGACcgacaaggaggagaaggttgatggCGATCGTCTCAAGTGCTTCCGCGAGGTCTGTGTGCGCGAGATGATCGCCAGAGCGTTCAAGCACATCGCTGCCAAGTACCTCAAGAGCCTGCCCTTGTCGCTGACCTCGGCCTGCTTCGCCCACCTTTACAACTGCCTTCTCGGCTTTGGtctcaaccccaagcccgAGGCTGAGATCGACGAGGCCTACCGCGCCCTTTTCAGCGATGCTGATCTTGCCTTTGAGAAGGTTACTCCTGAGAGTCTCAGGGAGGAGGTCCAGCACGAAGTGGCTCGCCGCTTCAGATACACTCTGGCCGAGAACTGGTACACCGAGGCCAGGCCCGTGCAGCTGCTCCGTGAGACTGCCCTGAAGCTCGGTCTTCAACTTCAGGCCTCCAAGTTTCACTTCACCCAGGCTGAGGCTgatgctgccgccgctgctgctacGCCGGCGCCTGCGCCAGTCCAGACTAACGGCCAAGCTGCCGCTGAGTCTACCggcagcaagaagaagaagggcaagaaggctCGTGATACTTCCCCATCCAGCATTGTCTCGACCACAGTCCCGCACACCTTCAGCCCGGATGACTTTGTCAACGTGGTGCCCCTCATCAAGGACTCTTGCCCCAGGAGCGCCTTGGCCGAAGAGGCTCTCGAGGCTGGCCGTCTCTCTATTTACCAAGGTCAAAAGAAGATCGGCGAGGACCTCCTTCTTGagtccctctctctccacgAGCAAATCTATGGCCTCGTCCATCCCGAGGTTGCTCAGATGTACCACACCCTTTCTCAGATGTATTTCAATCTAGACCAGAAGGATGCGGCCGTCGAGCTTGCCAGAAAGGCTGTTATTGTGAGCGAGCGGACGCTTGGCATCGACTCGGCCGAGACGGTGTTGAACTACCTCAACTTGagtctcttcctccaccagcgTGGCGACAGCAAGATTGCTCTCGTGTACGCCAGACACGCGCTTGACGTGTGGAAGTTGATTTATGGACCGGACCACCCAGACACCATCACGACGATCAACAACTACGCGGTGATGCTGCAGAGCATCAGGGCCTACACTGAGTCTCGCCGGTGGTTTGAGGAGTCTCTCCGGGTCTGCGATCAGGTCTTTGGCAGAAACTCGATCAACTCTGCCACtcttcttttccagctcgCCCAGGCTCTTGCCCTCGACCAGGACGCGAAGGCTGCTGTTGACCGCATGAAGGAAAGCTACAGCATCTTCAAGGCCCTCTTGGGTGCCGACGACAAGAACaccaaggaggccgagcacTGGCTTACGCAGCTGACACACAATGCTGTGTCTATTGCCAGGCAGACAAAGGAACTTGCGGCCAAGAGGGCGCGTGCCGGCTACAAGTTCACCTCGAGCGGCGTCGGCGTGGGTTCGGTCACTGGTGCGCCCGCGCAGCTTCCTGGCGCCAGGGGAGCTGCTCCTAGTACCAAGGATAGTCGTAACATCGATGAGCTTATGAAGTACATTGAGGGCGGTgacaagaagaccaagggcgggagcggtggtggcaagaAGCGCCCTGGTAAGGCCAACCCCAAGAGACGGGGTGGCGCTTCCGGCACTGCTTGA
- the FKH2 gene encoding transcription factor (EggNog:ENOG503NTY1; COG:K) yields MPSPRAQRARRETRSEAVVEHSSPSRPSKRRKKNDDVTEAPDAAVEPADEGDSSHVADQSTTPLTDEELITKVSRSLHASAQPNQLVQASRDHSNLLHENNNEGVQAYAKLAASDWTYFIRQLKVNIGRCPDPPAAPAPAPAPADSQGSSAPPVADDNAVHVDLGPSKMISRLHAVIYFDGDQEAWRLTVKGRNALKVDGIPWRNGQSGVLKSGEVIEIGGVEMMFVLPVELSPLAIHKQYLERAGIGKPEPAGAPVRPVRHPLPSGDGLHSSSPNKSSRGHGAQKTLAPAPPDYKRPGTPPSIRRVGLGVKGPNVDSTPGPILMTNSDVDLSLDENAHIKPQYSYAQLITQAIISTPDHKCTLAGIYHFITTKYAYYRHQPAGGWQNSIRHNLSLHKAFEKVARHSDEPGKGMKWQLVAENREEMIKQTWRVGRGGHRGASSNPSSPSSAQLNYITSGPRDMAAARDPVSSARKRKVSPSGSPQPRTVLRTTEAAAHSTPVRATRKPLPDEPGKDLDGSPLPRAARKPAASSALGMVENAPGSPTLTSSYDANEDHLSQFVTPAPPRVHPRLAPPSTAQRPSQHMPTSSPAPFWRYADFGSTPLKAPAGFEVGSPTKGGPVGGLGGDVKGEQQVASSPPPVVQSRRERSKSPVGGVPPQSPTRRGGSVGAVVAPGGGFQSISSFHATVVKPGSNGESQSQSQGTNANGDPETQESV; encoded by the exons ATGCCTTCACCCCGCGCACAACGCGCCCGCAGAGAGACTCGCAGCGAGGCTGTCGTCGAGCACTCTTCCCCGTCGCGCCCGTCGAAGCGTCGTAAAAAG AATGACGACGTCACCGAAGCTCCCGATGCGGCTGTCGAGCCTGCCGACGAGGGTGATTCCTCGCATGTCGCCGACCAATCGACCACGCCCTTGACGGACGAGGAACTTATAACAAAGGTGTCCCGTAGTCTTCACGCGTCCGCGCAGCCGAACCAGCTCGTCCAGGCCAGCAGGGATCATTCAAACCTGCTTCACGAGAACAATAACGAGGGTGTTCAGGCCTATGCAAAGCTTGCCGCCTCGGACTGGACTTATTTCATCAGGCAGCTCAAGGTCAATATTGGACGCTGTCCCGACCCTCCGGCCGCACCTGCTCCTGCGCCAGCGCCGGCCGACTCTCAGGGGAGCTCGGCTCCGCCTGTCGCTGACGACAATGCCGTTCACGTCGATCTCGGACCTAGTAAGATGATTTCGAGGCTGCACGCCGTCATCTACTTTGATGGGGACCAGGAGGCGTGGCGCCTGACGGTCAAAGGTCGCAATGCGCTCAAGGTCGATGGCATCCCTTGGAGGAATGGGCAATCTGGCGTTTTGAAGAGCGGTGAGGTTATCGAGATTGGCGGGGTCGAGATGATGTTTGTCCTCCCTGTTGAGCTTAGCCCGCTCGCCATACACAAACAGTACCTGGAGCGCGCGGGCATCGGGAAGCCGGAACCAGCTGGCGCTCCCGTCCGGCCGGTCCGCCATCCGCTTCCCTCGGGTGATGGCCTTCACTCGAGCTCACCCAACAAGTCATCTCGAGGTCATGGTGCCCAAAAGACGCTGGCGCCTGCGCCTCCCGACTACAAGCGACCAGGTACGCCCCCCTCGATTCGTCGTGTAGGGTTGGGCGTCAAGGGGCCGAATGTTGATTCCACTCCCGGGCCTATCTTGATGACCAACTCGGATGTCGATCTGAGCCTCGATGAAAATGCGCACATCAAGCCCCAATACAGCTACGCTCAGCTAATCACACAGGCCATCATTTCCACGCCCGATCACAAATGCACACTGGCGGGGATTTACCACTTTATCACTACCAAGTATGCCTACtaccgccatcaaccagctGGTGGCTGGCAGAACTCCATCCGTCACAATCTCTCCCTACACAAAGCGTTTGAAAAGGTGGCAAGGCACTCTGATGAGCCGGGCAAGGGCATGAAGTGGCAGCTGGTGGCCGAGAACCGCGAAGAAATGATCAAGCAAACCTGGCGTGTCGGTCGAGGCGGCCACCGCGGGGCGTCTAGTAATCCGTCCTCACCATCGTCGGCCCAGCTGAACTACATCACCTCGGGACCGCGCGACATGGCCGCAGCCAGGGATCCCGTTTCTTCTGCCCGAAAGAGAAAGGTTTCCCCTTCTGGTTCCCCGCAACCCCGGACGGTTCTACGCACCACCGAAGCAGCGGCTCACTCCACACCCGTCCGAGCGACCAGGAAACCCCTCCCTGACGAGCCGGGGAAAGATCTTGACGGCAGCCCGTTGCCccgggcggcgaggaagccgGCGGCTTCGAGCGCTCTGGGCATGGTGGAGAATGCTCCCGGTTCGCCGACGCTGACGTCAAGCTACGACGCGAACGAGGATCACTTGTCGCAGTTTGTCACGCCTGCCCCGCCGAGGGTGCACCCGAGGCTGGCGCCGCCGAGCACGGCGCAGAGGCCGAGTCAGCACATGCCTACTAGTTCGCCGGCGCCGTTTTGGAGGTATGCTGATTTTGGGAGCACACCGCTGAAGGCACCGGCGGGGTTTGAGGTGGGCAGTCCGACAAAGGGGGGTCCggtgggtggtttggggggggatgTGAAGGGGGAGCAGCAGGTGGCTAGCAGTCCACCGCCGGTTGTGcagtcgaggagggagaggagcaaGAGCCCGGTGGGGGGTGTGCCGCCGCAGAGTCCGACGAGACGAGGGGGCAGTGTGGGTGCTGTCGTCGCGcctggggg GGGGTTCCAAAGCATTAGCAGTTTCCACGCCACGGTCGTCAAGCCTGGTTCCAATGGGGAGTCGCAGTCGCAGTCTCAGGGGACGAATGCCAATGGAGATCCTGAGACGCAGGAGAGTGTTTGA
- a CDS encoding uncharacterized protein (EggNog:ENOG503P47B; COG:S): MWPSSPPGPPPQAHPHAIVNPLRDEEQQALPPPSYYSSVLQPAGGNNNQQEQPPPVDNKELETQPPRIGDRAPSLGPSITFPTDKPLLVVFLRYCGCPFAEQAFTTLATFSTTHPSITCIAITQSPPSESDTWIISLGGLWSISTVIPDPSLSLYHSWGLHQNRSWYDWFVENLKVPITKPVNVTNLEHKPHGRYEGENKWQQGGAFGIDQDGFVRWAWVGRKVDEVVDFERGGVVEALLGREKQKKKKGGEGGDNKDEGGGNGQLM, encoded by the exons ATGtggccctcctctccaccaggCCCTCCCCCACAGGCACACCCACACGCTATAGTCAACCCCCTTCGCGACGAGGAACAGCAAGCACTGCCCCCGCCGTCGTATTACTCTTCTGTTCTCCAGCCTGCCGGGGgtaacaacaaccaacaggagcagccaccaccagtGGACAACAAAGAACTAGAAACACAACCCCCAAGGATAGGAGACCGAGCCCCGAGCCTAGGGCCAAGTATCACCTTCCCAACAGACAAACCCCTCCTGGTAGTCTTCCTTCGATACTGCGGATGTCCAT TCGCAGAACAAGctttcaccaccctcgccaccttttccaccacccacccctccatcacctgcaTAGCAATCACCcaatcccccccctccgaaTCCGACACCTGGatcatctccctcggcgGCCTCTGGTCCATCTCCACCGTCATCCCCGACCCGTCTTTGTCACTCTACCATTCCTGGGGATTACACCAAAACAGGTCATGGTACGACTGGTTTGTGGAGAACCTCAAAGTTCCCATCACTAAGCCGGTGAATGTCACCAATCTGGAGCATAAGCCTCATGGGAGGTACGAAGGAGAGAATAAATGGCAGCAGGGGGGCGCGTTTGGGATTGACCAGGATGGGTTTGTGAGGTGGGCTTGGGTAGGGAGGaaggtggatgaggttgtggaTTTTGAAAggggcggggtggtggaggcgcttttggggagggagaaacagaagaagaagaaggggggagaggggggggacaATAaagatgaggggggtgggaatggaCAGCTGATGTAG
- a CDS encoding uncharacterized protein (COG:G; EggNog:ENOG503NU40), with translation MTSSLAAIPDRGHPAGDSQRQQTSTPTNQSAKGKEQAKSSRTGNPSSGGNDRQPVFDTDSLNEQSPLLSPSSGSGEDDGFIRAQALDNGEDEHQATKSVWYLILLTISIGGLQIAWSVEMSNGSPYLLSLGLSKSLMALVWIAGPLSGTLVQPYVGMLSDNCRLSWGKRKPFMLGGAAATIISLMFLAWTKDIVGGFFGVFGADPESAFVKNSIIVIAVLWVYILDFAINTVQAAIRAFIVDCAPSHQQEVANAMASRFVGIGNIAGYLAGYTDLPSVLWFLGDTQFKDLCAIASIALGVTVVATCIFIRERDPRLEGPPIKDKPGVLAFFNKIFTSIQRLPPQTRKVCEVQFCAWIGFFPMLFYTSSYIGEIYAEPYLEANPNMTPEELDRLYEDATREGTFALLIFAITSLATNVFLPFFIAPTYTTQPGSAVVSPDEGGPSSLKDYDEEKSWLDYLVIPGFTLRRAWMLAQILFTCSMLCTVFVRTVTAATVLIGLVGITWALTLWAPWAIISAEISRRDEERRQQRAQRMLSPTRGMDGYNSDEARELESGEDAEAADQAGVILGIHNMAIAAPQIIATLLSSVIFQIFQKPRGEPGDHSIAIVLALGGITVLISAFFIHRIRDDPDVPADIMSAVEDGDAPSRPGTARSRTRSHEQLPRASLERATLVRNKSFGGMEY, from the exons ATGACGTCGTCGTTAGCAGCAATTCCAGATCGGGGCCACCCCGCAGGCGACAGCCAACGCCAACagacatcaacacccacgAATCAATCGGCCAAGGGCAAAGAACAGGCGAAATCATCAAGGACAGGCAACCCATCATCAGGTGGAAATGACCGTCAGCCAGTATTCGACACGGACAGTCTGAACGAGCAGTCGCCGCTgctctctccctcctccggctcgGGTGAAGACGATGGCTTCATCCGCGCCCAAGCGCTCGATAacggcgaggatgagcaCCAGGCGACTAAGAGTGTCTGGTATCTCATCCTCTTGACTATTAGTATCGGTGGCCTGCAGATCGCATGGTCGGTTGAGATGTCCAATGGCTCTCCTTACCTGCTCTCGCTCGGTCTGAGCAAGTCGTTGATGGCACTGGTCTGGATTGCCGGGCCGTTGTCGGGAACATTGGTGCAACCATATGTTGGCATGCTGAGCGACAATTGTCGTCTGAGCTGGGGCAAGCGCAAGCCATTCATGCTCGGAggggctgctgccaccatcaTATCGTTGATGTTCCTTGCCTGGACCAAAGACATCGTTGGGGGCTTCTTCGGCGTATTCGGAGCAGACCCAGAGTCGGCATTTGTGAAGAACTCCATTATCGTTATTGCAGTTTTGTGGGTGTATATTTTGGACTTTGCAATCAATACAG TGCAAGCCGCGATTCGAGCGTTTATTGTCGACTGCGCACCCTCTCATCAGCAAG AGGTTGCGAATGCCATGGCAAGCAGGTTTGTCGGTATTGGAAACATTGCAGGCTACCTCGCTGGCTATACCGATCTGCCCAGTGTGCTCTGGTTTTTGGGTGATACCCAATTCAAGGACCTTTGCGCCATCGCGAGTATTGCGCTGGGAGTGACGGTTGTCGCTACCTGCATTTTCATCCGCGAACGAGATCCCCGACTCGAGGGGCCACccatcaaggacaagcctggcgtcctcgccttcttcaacaagatcTTCACCTCCATTCAACGGCTACCGCCCCAGACCAGAAAAGTCTGCGAAGTCCAATTCTGCGCATGGATTGGCTTCTTCCCTATGCTCTTCTACACTTCGTCCTACATTGGCGAGATTTATGCCGAACCATATCTCGAGGCCAACCCGAACATGACCCCTGAGGAACTCGACAGGCTCTATGAAGACGCCACTCGGGAGGGAACCTTTGCGTTGCTCATCTTTGCGATCACTAGTCTGGCAACGAATGtgttcctccccttcttcattGCGCCAACATACACCACTCAACCTGGCAGTGCTGTTGTCTCCCCTGACGAGGGCGGCCCCAGCTCGCTCAAGGATTATGACGAGGAAAAGTCCTGGTTGGACTACCTCGTCATCCCTGGATTCACGCTTCGCCGCGCCTGGATGCTTGCCCAGATTCTCTTCACCTGCAGCATGCTTTGCACTGTTTTCGTGCGGACCGTCACAGCAGCCACAGTACTCATTGGCCTCGTTGGTATCACCTGGGCTCTTACTCTCTGGGCACCATGGGCTATCATCAGCGCCGAGATTTCCCGCCGCGACGAAGAGCGTCGCCAACAACGAGCGCAGAGGATGCTCTCACCCACCCGCGGAATGGACGGCTACAACTCCGACGAGGCCCGCGAGCTCGAATCAGGGGAAGacgccgaagccgccgacCAGGCCGGTGTCATCTTGGGGATCCACAACATGGCCATTGCTGCCCCTCAGATCATCGCCACCTTGCTCAGCAGTGTGATCTTCCAAATTTTCCAAAAGCCCCGCGGCGAGCCGGGAGACCACAGCATCGCGATTGTGCTGGCATTGGGTGGCATCACGGTGCtgatctcggccttcttcatccaccGCATCAGGGATGATCCGGATGTCCCCGCGGATATCATGAGCGCTGTCGAAGACGGCGACGCCCCTTCGCGGCCGGGCACAGCGCGCAGTAGGACGCGGAGCCATGAGCAGCTTCCCAGggcgagcttggagagggcgACGCTGGTGAGGAATAAGAGCTTTGGTGGGATGGAGTATTAG
- the NHX1 gene encoding monovalent cation:H+ antiporter, CPA1 (nhx1) (COG:P; EggNog:ENOG503NVXC), giving the protein MLSEVVASSLVELAKREEEDPAGSDPPHQEKYSSWAIFILLSLLIVSFCTSYTLQQRKITAIHETVVSIFGGMTIGLILRVSGFDSVRDLVNFNYQYFFNLLLPPIILSSGYELHQANFFRNIGTILSFAFAGTLISAVVIGVLLFIYTAISPEGLDVSWTDAIAVGATLSATDPVTILAIFNSYKVDPKLYTIIFGESILNDAVAIVIFEASQAKHSSGSGGIGIFSILHGIWYFLKEFFGSLAIGCIVGVMTALALKYTYVRRYPAIESCLVVLIAYASYFFSQAIEMSGIVSLLFCGITLKHYAYFNMSRRTQLTTKYLFQVLAHLSENFIFIYLGLALFTEKNLVFQPLLIIVTVVSVCAARWLAVFPLSRAINWFRRYRAARRGGEADELPYSYQAMLFWAGLRGAVGVALSARFTAKETQALQATVLVVVVLTVIIFGGTTARMLEILGIRTGVTEDADSDDEFDIEAIGGGLYKRPDNSGRGYNPRSRSRGSAVALDNVGGNNSNGASWTSGNRRKPSHGRKGHNSKDSNDFERSELLGVNNGGSSNTDSEFGSDIDISDLPPPAPRRRSSPMPGGDIPPASTAATTLGSGQNSESGNHSTPLTASAAIRQLFRTDDPSALFRQLDEDYIKPTLLLDGSHGRGGSGGGGSH; this is encoded by the exons ATGCTGTCAGAAGTTGTCGCGAGCTCCCTCGTGGAACTTGCCA AacgagaggaagaagacccCGCCG GCTCCGACCCGCCCCACCAGGAGAAATACTCATCATGGGCCATATTTATTCTGCTGTCGCTACTCATTGTGTCGTTCTGCACGAGCTACACTCTACAACAGAGAAAGATCACAGCTATTCATGAAACTGTCGTATCCATCTTCGGCG GCATGACCATCGGTCTCATCCTCCGCGTATCTGGCTTCGATTCCGTCCGAGACTTGGTCAACTTTAACTACCAATACTTCTtcaaccttctccttcccccgaTTATTCTCTCGTCCGGCTACGAACTCCACCAAGCCAACTTTTTTCGAAATATAGGAACAATCTTGAGTTTTGCTTTTGCGGGAACGCTCATCTCGGCCGTTGTGATTGGCGTATTGCTCTTCATTTACACTGCAATCTCTCCCGAGGGGCTGGATGTGTCGTGGACCGATGCCATCGCCGTCGGCGCAACGCTTTCTGCCACAGATCCGGTCACTATCTTGGCAATCTTCAACTCGTACAAGGTTGACCCGAAGCTGtacaccatcatcttcgGCGAGTCTATTCTGAACGATGCAGTGGCCATTGTTATTTTCGAGGCTTCCCAGGCCAAGCATTCTTCCGGGTCAGGGGGTATTGGCATCTTCAGCATCCTGCATGGAATCTGGTACTTCTTGAAAGAGTTCTTTGGCAGTTTGGCGATTGGCTGCATTGTGGGCGTAATGACTGCTCTCGCCTTGAAGTACACCTATGTCAGACGGTATCCAGCCATCGAGAGTTGCTTGGTTGTGCTCATTGCTTATGCCAGCTACTTTTTCTCTCAAGCTATTGAGATGTCTG GAATTGTATCGCTTCTCTTCTGCGGCATCACGCTCAAGCACTACGCTTACTTCAACATGTCCCGCCGAACGCAGCTGACGACCAAGTACCTGTTCCAAGTTCTCGCTCACCTGTCTGAAAACTTCATCTTTATCTACCTAGGTCTGGCCCTCTTCACGGAGAAGAACCTCGTCTTTCAGCCCCTGTTGATCATTGTCACGGTTGTTTCCGTCTGTGCGGCAAGATGGCTCGCTGTCTTCCCGCTTTCTCGAGCGATCAACTGGTTCCGCCGATATAGAGCCGCCCGACGTGGTGGCGAAGCCGATGAGTTGCCCTACAGCTACCAAGCCATGCTCTTCTGGGCCGGTCTTCGTGGAGCCGTCGGCGTCGCTCTCTCAGCCCGCTTTACCGCGAAGGAAACCCAAGCTCTGCAAGCGACCGTCCTTGTTGTAGTGGTGCTGACCGTCATCATCTTTGGCGGCACTACAGCCCGCATGCTCGAGATATTAGGAATCCGCACTGGGGTAACAGAGGATGCGGATTCCGATGACGAGTTTGATATCGAGGCTATTGGAGGCGGACTTTACAAACGACCGGACAATAGTGGGAGAGGATACAATCCCAGAAGTCGGAGCCGCGGGTCGGCCGTTGCATTGGATAATGTTGGCGGTAATAACAGCAACGGTGCGAGCTGGACATCAGGAAACAGGAGGAAACCCAGCCATGGGAGAAAGGGACACAACTCCAAGGACAGCAACGACTTTGAGAGGTCAGAGTTGTTGGGTGTCAACAATGGCGGGAGCAGTAACACTGACTCTGAGTTTGGGAGCGACATTGACATCTCAGActtgccaccaccggcgccgaggaggaggtcgagccCTATGCCAGGAGGGGATATCCCACCAGCTTCGACTGCGGCCACAACCCTTGGCTCTGGCCAGAACAGCGAGAGTGGGAATCATTCCACGCCACTAACAGCGTCTGCTGCGATTAGACAACTGTTTAGAACAGACGACCCATCTGCCCTGTTTAGACAGTTGGACGAAGACTACATCAAGCCAACGCTGTTGCTAGATGGGAGTCATGGCAGAGgaggcagtggtggtggaggctcGCATTAg